A single genomic interval of Schistocerca americana isolate TAMUIC-IGC-003095 chromosome 2, iqSchAmer2.1, whole genome shotgun sequence harbors:
- the LOC124594966 gene encoding L-xylulose reductase-like produces MDISFQNKRVLVTGAGQGIGRELVKALVRYGAEVIALSRTKKHLDTLCQEVNVTPVCVDLSDWETAREAVRKIGPVDCLVNNAAVALLDPFLKAKPEDFDKSFAINVKAVLNVSQVVAESMIQRGKGGTIVNLSSQASQAALADHAIYCASKAAVDQLSKVMALELGPHNIRVNCVNPTVVMTEMGKIGWSKPEKAATMLSKIPMGRFAEPEDVVNAVIFLLSSKSDMINGICVPIDGGFLAC; encoded by the exons GTATAGGAAGAGAACTTGTAAAAGCTTTAGTCCGTTATGGAGCAGAAGTTATTGCTTTGTCTCGCACAAAGAAGCATCTTGATACTTTGTGTCAAGAAGTAAATGTGACTCCAGTGTGTGTTGATCTATCAGACTGGGAGACGGCTCGGGAAGCGGTGAGGAAGATTGGCCCAGTTGACTGTTTAGTAAATAATGCTGCTGTTGCATTACTGGACCCATTCTTGAAGGCAAAACCAGAAGATTTTGATAA gagcTTTGCTATTAATGTTAAAGCAGTGCTTAATGTCAGTCAGGTTGTTGCAGAAAGTATGATTCAAAGAGGAAAAGGAGGAACTATTGTAAATTTATCCTCTCAAGCTTCACAG GCTGCACTAGCAGACCATGCAATATATTGCGCTTCAAAGGCTGCTGTAGACCAGCTTTCTAAAGTGATGGCTCTTGAGCTTGGACCTCATAATATTAGAGTCAACTGTGTCAATCCAACTGTTGTAATGACTGAAATGGGGAAGATAGGTTGGTCAAAGCCCGAGAAGGCAGCAACAATGCTATCCAAAATTCCTATGGGAAGGTTTGCTG AACCTGAAGATGTAGTTAATGCTGTAATCTTCCTGCTCAGCAGTAAATCTGATATGATAAATGGGATATGTGTACCTATTGATGGAGGATTCCTTGCATGCTAA
- the LOC124594967 gene encoding uncharacterized protein LOC124594967, whose protein sequence is MSRTQRLPTPALGLQDHLLEEFKFIKIQFLSPNTTVSPAYGQQIISNFKKLYTKAFFEHCFELTEATNLTLREFWKYHFNIVACIKTIEKASEGVIKRRSLTSAWEKLWAECVIECNSEAFVSVPVEPVVNEIMSLAKRMGLEMKNNDIDELVEDHSQEMTTEELVELQCVSQKEAVESSSEEEEEVTAKQQSSGTIRETSMKQCYVCYKFI, encoded by the exons atgagccgcacGCAACGCTTGCCAACCCCTGCTCtaggcctacaagaccacctccttgaagaatttaaattcatcaagatccaatttctgtctCCCAATACCACTGTGTCTCCAGCCTATggacagcagattatttctaactttaagaagctctacactaaagcattctttgagcattgctttgagttgactgaagctaccaatctcactctcagggagttttggaaatatcacttcaacattgtTGCCTGCATCAAGACGATCGAAAAGGCAAGTGAAGGGGTTATCAAGAGAAGAAGTCTCACTTCTGCTTGGGAGAAGCTTTGGGCAGAGTGTGTTATCGAATGTAACTCCGAGGCATTTgtgtcagtacctgtggagcctgtagtcaatgagATCATGTCTTTGGCCAAGAGGATGGGACTAGAAATGAAAAACAATGAtatcgatgagcttgtggaagatcacagccaagaaatgaccactgaaGAGCTTGTGgaattgcagtgtgtttcacagaaGGAAGCTGTGGAGAGtagttcagaggaggaggaggaggtaacagcaaagcagcaatcttctggcacaataagagaa ACCTCAATGAAGCAGTGCTATGTCTGCTACAAGTTTATTTGA